The following are encoded in a window of Patescibacteria group bacterium genomic DNA:
- a CDS encoding LemA family protein: MKKVLIILAVVAAVLALYVWGTYNKMVTANEGVDNMWAQVETQYQRRFDLIPNLVNSVKGAMGQEQKVFGDLADARTRYAGAQTVNEKADAATQVESALGRLLVIMENYPQLKSIETVQTLMVQLEGTENRISVERKRFNDAARDFNVMVKRIPAKWLASMFGFSEKAYFEAAAGAENAPAVNF, encoded by the coding sequence ATGAAAAAAGTTCTTATCATTCTGGCGGTTGTTGCCGCCGTCCTGGCGCTTTATGTCTGGGGCACTTACAACAAAATGGTTACGGCCAATGAAGGCGTAGACAATATGTGGGCGCAAGTTGAAACCCAATACCAAAGGCGTTTTGATTTGATTCCGAATTTAGTTAATTCCGTTAAAGGCGCTATGGGCCAGGAGCAGAAAGTATTCGGTGATTTAGCCGATGCTCGCACGCGTTATGCCGGCGCCCAAACCGTCAACGAAAAAGCCGATGCCGCGACGCAAGTTGAAAGCGCTTTAGGGCGGCTGCTCGTAATTATGGAAAATTATCCGCAGTTAAAATCCATAGAAACCGTGCAGACTTTGATGGTGCAGTTAGAAGGCACGGAAAACAGAATCAGCGTGGAAAGAAAAAGATTTAATGACGCGGCGCGTGATTTCAATGTTATGGTAAAACGCATCCCGGCCAAATGGCTTGCCTCTATGTTCGGCTTTTCGGAAAAAGCTTATTTTGAAGCCGCGGCCGGAGCGGAAAACGCGCCAGCGGTAAATTTCTAA
- a CDS encoding M24 family metallopeptidase: MSWTKKQIKQHKQAAEALRKIIKKIVEFIKYNPETTDVAIRQFIKKRYKRYHLKSDKQKSIVAFGKSTAHVHYYAEKPRRLKKGDIIMIDIWARLEEIGAPFADITWMMYYGRKLPKQHVDAFRIVAQAREMAIKYLQSNLKNKTIPLGKEIDDAARNYLNDHGLAEKFLHSTGHSLGLVSPHGRRTRISRKGRQSLPLNIGYTIEPGIYFKNKFGVRSEIDFYIDENYKLIITTICQKQIIKIWKKS; this comes from the coding sequence ATGTCTTGGACTAAAAAACAAATAAAACAGCATAAACAGGCCGCCGAAGCTTTACGCAAGATAATAAAAAAAATTGTTGAATTTATAAAATATAATCCAGAGACTACGGATGTAGCAATCAGGCAATTTATAAAAAAGCGATATAAAAGATATCATCTAAAATCCGATAAACAGAAATCAATCGTGGCTTTTGGCAAAAGTACGGCTCATGTCCACTATTATGCCGAGAAACCGCGCCGATTAAAAAAAGGCGACATAATAATGATTGATATTTGGGCAAGGTTAGAGGAAATTGGCGCGCCGTTTGCGGATATTACCTGGATGATGTATTATGGCAGGAAGCTACCGAAACAGCATGTTGATGCGTTTAGAATTGTGGCGCAAGCCAGAGAGATGGCAATAAAGTATTTACAAAGCAATTTAAAAAATAAAACAATACCGTTGGGTAAAGAGATTGATGACGCGGCCAGAAATTATTTAAATGATCATGGACTGGCCGAAAAATTTTTGCATAGTACCGGGCATTCACTGGGTTTGGTTAGCCCTCATGGCAGAAGGACCAGAATCAGCAGAAAAGGCCGGCAATCGCTGCCGCTTAATATCGGCTATACGATTGAGCCGGGAATTTATTTTAAAAATAAGTTCGGCGTTAGAAGCGAAATTGATTTCTATATTGATGAAAATTATAAATTAATAATTACAACCATATGTCAAAAACAAATTATAAAGATTTGGAAAAAAAGTTAA
- a CDS encoding aminopeptidase, producing the protein MSKTNYKDLEKKLTMQKRNAWEVWDEKTKQSAFKFSEGYKKFLNQSKTVPEAVAASMALVKQAGFKDMAELKSLKAGDKVYAVNRDKSLFLAKVGKKPLNHGFNMIMPHIDSPHLDLKVMPLYEDESLAFLKTHYYGGIKKYQWPTIALALHGQVYLENGKKVEINIGEKDSDPIFMITDLLPHIDRHGAPGSKVESKEVLGEELNLVVGSIPVKDEKIKEKVKLAILEYLWVEYGMKEIDLASAELRAVPCEKARDLGFDRSLISAFSQDDLICAYTALMGIIESKTSEKTQVLAMVDREEIGSAGNTGANSYFLEIFISDLSELVDGEDDLDRVYKIFAKSQAISADVTAGLDPDYKDVFDVRNTCRLGYGLAIEKYTGHGGKYSTSEASGKFMRELVELYNKNKAIVYQLVGGMGKIDKGGGGTIAKYLANRNMEVIDAGVPLFNMHAPLEISSKADLYCAYLAYKAFLEN; encoded by the coding sequence ATGTCAAAAACAAATTATAAAGATTTGGAAAAAAAGTTAACCATGCAGAAGAGAAATGCCTGGGAGGTTTGGGATGAGAAAACTAAACAGTCAGCTTTTAAATTTTCCGAAGGTTATAAAAAGTTTTTAAATCAGTCAAAAACCGTACCTGAAGCCGTAGCCGCGAGCATGGCTTTAGTTAAACAGGCCGGATTTAAAGATATGGCCGAGCTAAAATCGCTTAAAGCAGGCGATAAAGTTTACGCGGTTAACCGCGACAAGAGCTTATTTTTAGCTAAGGTCGGGAAAAAGCCGCTAAACCATGGCTTTAATATGATTATGCCTCATATTGATTCGCCGCACTTGGATTTAAAAGTCATGCCTTTATACGAAGATGAAAGCTTGGCCTTTTTGAAAACTCATTATTATGGCGGCATAAAAAAATACCAGTGGCCGACCATCGCTTTGGCTTTGCACGGCCAGGTTTATTTGGAAAACGGCAAGAAAGTAGAAATTAATATCGGCGAGAAAGACAGCGATCCGATTTTTATGATTACTGATTTATTGCCTCATATAGACCGCCACGGCGCCCCGGGCTCAAAAGTTGAATCAAAGGAGGTGCTGGGCGAAGAATTAAATTTAGTAGTTGGCTCAATTCCGGTTAAAGATGAAAAAATAAAAGAAAAAGTTAAATTGGCTATTTTAGAATATTTGTGGGTCGAGTATGGCATGAAAGAAATTGATTTGGCCAGCGCTGAACTTAGAGCCGTGCCTTGCGAAAAGGCTCGCGATTTAGGTTTTGACCGCAGTTTGATCTCAGCTTTCAGCCAAGATGATCTGATTTGCGCTTATACCGCCTTGATGGGCATTATAGAATCAAAGACGAGTGAAAAAACGCAGGTTTTAGCCATGGTAGACCGAGAAGAAATCGGTTCGGCCGGCAATACCGGCGCCAATTCATATTTTTTAGAAATTTTTATTTCTGATTTGTCAGAGCTAGTCGACGGGGAAGATGACCTTGATCGTGTTTATAAAATTTTTGCCAAGAGTCAGGCAATTAGCGCTGACGTTACGGCCGGATTGGATCCGGATTACAAAGATGTTTTTGACGTTCGCAATACTTGCCGCTTAGGCTACGGCCTAGCTATTGAAAAATACACCGGCCATGGCGGCAAATATTCAACCAGCGAAGCATCGGGGAAATTCATGCGGGAGTTGGTAGAATTATATAATAAGAATAAAGCTATTGTTTATCAGTTGGTCGGCGGCATGGGTAAAATTGACAAAGGCGGCGGCGGCACAATCGCCAAATATTTAGCCAATCGCAATATGGAGGTAATTGACGCCGGCGTGCCTTTATTCAATATGCACGCGCCGCTGGAGATTTCTTCTAAAGCCGATTTGTATTGCGCTTATTTAGCTTATAAGGCATTTTTAGAAAATTAA
- the ileS gene encoding isoleucine--tRNA ligase — translation MPNKKQEREQIKSPFPAMEEEVLNFWDKNEIFKKSVEKSAPRGDYVFYDGPPFGTGEPHYGHLLSSISKDVIPRFWTMQGYRVERRWGWDCHGLPIENIIEQDLKISGKKEIEKIGVGEFCETCRSRVLEYADIWEVMIRRIGRWVEFKDSYKTMDVNYMESVWWAFKNLWEKDLIYQGRKVQLYCPRCETPISNFEVAMDNSYKEITEQSVYAKFKLKPGQKYGEGKETKDSAYILAWTTTPWTLPGNVALAVGEDIDYTAFRIKGVKEMLIAASKVLSGVIFKNKEIEIVHDDIKGKDLVGLEYEPLFEVPAFKDSGKPVYKVFAADFVTTEDGTGVVHTAVVYGEDDYNLGLKYDLPVIPMLDEKGIFNETVPKFKGIYFKKANKMVIEDLEKRGLVFTTEQTTHSYPFCHRCDTQLFYNAIPAWFMAVSKLKKRMLELNERINWFPEYLKGGRFALGIEQAPDWNISRNRYFGTPIPVWQCDKCGELEVIGSVKELQEKSGEKNITDIHIHKVSGLTWPCAKRDGQMKRISEVLDCWVESGSMSFAQMHYPFANKEKFEANFPAQFISEYISQTRAWFYVMHVLAAALFDSNSFENVIATGVILNEKGDKMSKSKKNYPDPWKVINEYGVDALRFYLMSSAVMQAENLFFNERDLRDVFRKNIMILWNVYKFYEMYQEEAAGEECARPEGENILDKWILAKLNILAKDVTENMKNYNLPKATRPISDFINDFSTWYLRRSRDRFKSDDQADQKAAVIITRFVLLELAKIIAPVMPFMAETIWQKVTGLNFKDENKSVHLTAWVEYNDPMEAEDIKIITQMEMVREIVELGLAERDKAGIKVRQPLSELRFTSHELRDEYVELIKDELNVKNVVSEYGDGNIEVKIDTTLTPELKLEGLKREIVRMVNSMRKNAGLTIKDKIVLSWQSDSELIKNVFAKMAEELKRDVLCEKIMESEVKGEGIKVNGEMVKLGIRKI, via the coding sequence ATGCCTAATAAAAAACAGGAAAGAGAACAGATTAAAAGCCCTTTTCCGGCTATGGAAGAGGAGGTTTTGAATTTTTGGGATAAAAATGAAATTTTTAAGAAGTCAGTTGAAAAATCCGCGCCGCGGGGCGATTATGTTTTTTATGACGGCCCGCCGTTCGGCACGGGCGAGCCGCATTACGGGCATCTCTTATCCAGCATTTCCAAAGACGTTATACCTAGATTTTGGACTATGCAGGGCTACCGCGTTGAGCGGCGCTGGGGCTGGGATTGCCACGGCCTGCCGATTGAAAATATCATTGAGCAGGATTTAAAAATCAGCGGCAAAAAAGAAATTGAAAAAATCGGCGTGGGAGAGTTTTGCGAAACCTGCCGTTCGCGCGTTTTAGAATACGCCGACATCTGGGAAGTTATGATCCGGCGCATCGGCCGCTGGGTGGAATTTAAAGATTCTTATAAAACCATGGATGTTAATTATATGGAATCGGTCTGGTGGGCCTTTAAGAATTTATGGGAAAAAGACTTGATTTATCAGGGCCGGAAAGTCCAACTTTATTGTCCCAGATGCGAAACCCCGATTTCCAATTTTGAAGTGGCTATGGATAATAGTTATAAAGAAATAACCGAACAGAGTGTTTATGCGAAATTTAAATTAAAGCCAGGCCAAAAATACGGCGAAGGCAAAGAAACAAAAGATTCAGCTTATATACTCGCCTGGACAACCACCCCCTGGACGCTTCCGGGAAATGTGGCCTTAGCGGTCGGAGAAGATATTGATTATACTGCCTTCAGGATTAAAGGAGTAAAAGAGATGTTAATTGCCGCCTCAAAAGTTTTGTCCGGCGTAATTTTCAAAAATAAAGAAATTGAGATTGTGCACGATGACATTAAGGGTAAAGATTTGGTTGGTTTGGAATACGAGCCATTATTTGAAGTGCCGGCGTTTAAGGATAGTGGCAAACCGGTTTATAAAGTTTTCGCGGCTGATTTCGTTACCACCGAAGACGGTACGGGCGTAGTGCATACGGCCGTGGTTTATGGCGAAGACGATTACAACCTTGGCTTAAAATATGATTTGCCGGTTATACCCATGCTGGACGAAAAAGGGATTTTTAACGAAACCGTGCCAAAATTTAAGGGCATATATTTTAAAAAAGCCAATAAAATGGTAATTGAAGATTTAGAAAAGCGCGGCTTGGTTTTTACCACCGAACAAACAACCCATTCTTATCCATTTTGCCATCGCTGTGATACCCAATTATTTTATAACGCCATTCCAGCCTGGTTTATGGCCGTCAGCAAACTAAAAAAGCGGATGTTGGAATTAAACGAACGGATAAATTGGTTCCCTGAATATTTAAAAGGGGGGAGGTTCGCTTTAGGCATTGAGCAGGCGCCGGACTGGAATATTTCACGCAACCGCTATTTCGGCACGCCGATTCCGGTTTGGCAATGCGATAAATGCGGTGAGCTGGAAGTAATCGGCTCGGTTAAAGAATTGCAAGAAAAAAGCGGTGAGAAAAATATTACCGATATTCATATCCATAAAGTTAGCGGCTTAACCTGGCCATGCGCCAAGCGCGACGGCCAGATGAAACGCATCAGCGAAGTTTTGGATTGCTGGGTAGAATCCGGCTCCATGTCTTTCGCTCAAATGCATTATCCATTTGCCAATAAAGAAAAATTTGAAGCCAATTTTCCCGCGCAATTCATCAGCGAATATATTTCCCAGACCAGGGCCTGGTTTTACGTTATGCACGTCTTAGCCGCGGCTTTATTTGATTCCAACAGCTTTGAAAACGTTATCGCCACCGGCGTAATTTTAAATGAAAAAGGCGATAAGATGAGCAAATCAAAAAAGAATTATCCCGACCCCTGGAAAGTGATTAACGAATACGGCGTGGACGCTTTGCGTTTTTATTTAATGAGTTCAGCCGTGATGCAAGCGGAAAATTTATTTTTTAATGAGCGCGATTTAAGAGATGTTTTCAGAAAAAATATCATGATTTTATGGAATGTGTATAAATTTTATGAAATGTATCAGGAAGAAGCCGCCGGCGAAGAATGCGCCAGGCCGGAAGGCGAAAATATTTTGGATAAATGGATACTGGCGAAATTAAATATTTTAGCGAAAGACGTAACCGAAAACATGAAAAATTATAATCTGCCTAAAGCCACTCGGCCGATAAGCGATTTTATCAATGATTTTTCTACCTGGTATTTAAGAAGATCGCGCGATAGATTTAAATCCGACGATCAAGCCGATCAAAAAGCGGCGGTTATAATAACCAGGTTTGTTTTGCTGGAATTAGCTAAAATTATCGCTCCGGTTATGCCGTTTATGGCCGAGACTATTTGGCAGAAAGTAACCGGATTGAATTTTAAAGATGAAAATAAGTCAGTGCATTTAACCGCTTGGGTGGAATATAACGACCCGATGGAAGCCGAAGATATAAAAATAATTACACAGATGGAGATGGTGAGAGAAATTGTAGAGCTGGGATTAGCGGAAAGGGATAAAGCGGGCATTAAAGTTAGGCAGCCGCTCTCGGAATTACGATTTACGAGCCACGAATTAAGAGATGAATATGTTGAATTGATAAAAGATGAATTAAATGTTAAAAATGTTGTTAGCGAATATGGCGATGGAAATATTGAAGTTAAAATTGATACGACCTTAACACCCGAATTAAAGCTTGAAGGCTTAAAGCGGGAAATTGTACGTATGGTTAATAGTATGCGCAAAAACGCCGGGTTGACTATTAAAGATAAAATTGTTTTGTCCTGGCAGAGCGATAGTGAATTGATAAAAAATGTTTTTGCAAAAATGGCAGAGGAGCTAAAAAGAGATGTTTTATGCGAAAAAATAATGGAAAGCGAAGTTAAAGGCGAGGGAATTAAGGTAAATGGGGAAATGGTAAAGTTAGGAATAAGAAAAATATAA
- a CDS encoding tRNA 4-thiouridine(8) synthase ThiI, whose translation MTDNIMTKALVLLSGGLDSMLAARVLMEQGVEVTGLSFKSNFFSADRAKKAAGELGIKLIEIDFSDEHLKMVKNPAHGYGKNMNPCVDCHGLMLKKAKEIMEKEKFDFVATGEVLGQRPMSQNKEALKIVEKIAGLEGKLVRPLSAKLLNISEPEKQGKLIRGKLLDISGRSRQRQLELVKKYGIKEYASPGGGCLLTDPEFSEKLLKILGYWPDCASNDIALLKYGRAFWLKDTSPQPSPYKGEGEKNILLVIGRDEKDNENLEKLAQKGDVIIQLADENGPTSLLRGIQYNVSSIMEREIQVLEELKMSELKLGDSKSQEEIIKLATMLTGYYATKSRGKKLKLNIINK comes from the coding sequence ATGACAGATAATATTATGACTAAAGCCCTAGTGCTATTATCGGGTGGGCTGGACTCAATGCTGGCGGCGCGCGTTTTAATGGAGCAAGGCGTTGAAGTTACCGGATTAAGCTTTAAAAGTAATTTTTTTAGCGCGGACAGGGCTAAAAAAGCGGCCGGAGAGTTAGGCATAAAATTAATTGAAATTGATTTTTCGGATGAACATTTAAAAATGGTAAAAAATCCGGCTCATGGCTATGGTAAAAACATGAATCCTTGCGTTGATTGCCACGGCCTAATGCTAAAAAAGGCTAAAGAGATAATGGAGAAAGAAAAATTTGATTTTGTGGCGACCGGCGAAGTCTTAGGGCAAAGGCCGATGTCGCAAAATAAAGAAGCTTTAAAAATAGTGGAAAAAATAGCCGGGTTGGAAGGCAAATTAGTCAGGCCGCTGTCGGCAAAATTACTTAATATAAGCGAACCGGAAAAACAGGGCAAATTAATCAGGGGGAAGTTATTGGATATAAGCGGCCGATCGCGCCAGCGCCAATTAGAGCTGGTAAAAAAATATGGTATAAAAGAATATGCCAGCCCGGGCGGCGGCTGCCTTTTAACCGATCCGGAATTTAGCGAAAAATTGCTTAAAATTCTTGGATATTGGCCTGATTGCGCTAGCAATGATATCGCATTATTAAAATACGGCCGGGCGTTTTGGCTTAAAGATACCTCACCCCAACCCTCTCCTTATAAAGGAGAGGGAGAAAAAAATATTTTATTAGTAATCGGGCGAGATGAAAAGGATAATGAAAATTTGGAAAAATTAGCGCAAAAGGGAGACGTGATAATACAATTAGCTGACGAAAACGGGCCGACGAGCCTTTTAAGAGGTATACAGTATAATGTATCAAGTATAATGGAAAGGGAAATTCAAGTTCTTGAAGAATTGAAAATGAGCGAATTAAAATTAGGCGATTCGAAAAGCCAAGAAGAAATTATTAAACTGGCTACGATGCTGACCGGTTATTATGCGACTAAAAGCAGAGGGAAAAAATTAAAATTAAATATAATTAATAAGTAA
- a CDS encoding TPM domain-containing protein has product MKKIIIILLLFFAWPVFAYYNPGQPSGFVNDYAGTFSSEQKQALENKLAQFNQETSNEIAVVLIASLEGDTIENFAVKLFEDWQIGKQGKDNGVLVLVAKDDREMRIEVGYGLEGALTDAQSNWIINQMMQPAFRANDFYGGLDKAVDQIMAATKGEYVPSDSQNSGDKKSSFDPEFIFYIVIFGFMWLASILGRSKSWWAGGIVGAVIGIVIGIIKGFLFFGIAAIGFLIPFGLLFDYVVSKKYQAGKAGGHIPWWIGGGRGGSGGFGGGGFGGFGGGSSGGGGSSGSW; this is encoded by the coding sequence ATGAAAAAAATAATCATAATTTTATTATTATTTTTTGCTTGGCCGGTTTTTGCCTACTATAATCCCGGGCAGCCCAGCGGTTTTGTTAATGATTATGCCGGAACTTTTTCTTCTGAACAAAAACAAGCGCTGGAGAATAAATTAGCGCAGTTTAATCAAGAAACCAGCAATGAAATCGCCGTGGTTTTAATAGCCAGCCTTGAAGGCGATACGATTGAAAATTTCGCGGTTAAACTATTTGAAGATTGGCAGATCGGCAAGCAAGGAAAAGATAACGGTGTTTTAGTATTGGTAGCCAAAGATGACCGGGAAATGCGGATTGAAGTCGGCTATGGTTTAGAAGGCGCTTTAACCGACGCCCAATCCAATTGGATTATCAATCAGATGATGCAGCCGGCTTTTCGCGCTAATGATTTTTACGGCGGGCTGGATAAAGCAGTTGACCAGATAATGGCCGCGACTAAAGGAGAATATGTGCCAAGCGACAGCCAAAACAGCGGCGATAAAAAATCGTCGTTTGATCCGGAATTTATTTTTTATATAGTTATTTTCGGTTTTATGTGGCTGGCCAGCATCTTAGGCAGAAGCAAATCGTGGTGGGCCGGCGGCATCGTCGGCGCGGTTATTGGGATAGTAATCGGCATAATCAAAGGCTTTTTATTTTTCGGCATAGCCGCTATCGGTTTTTTAATTCCGTTCGGCTTGTTATTTGATTATGTAGTTTCTAAAAAATATCAGGCCGGCAAGGCCGGCGGCCATATACCTTGGTGGATCGGCGGCGGACGCGGCGGATCAGGTGGATTCGGCGGCGGCGGTTTCGGCGGCTTCGGCGGCGGGTCGTCCGGCGGCGGCGGGTCGAGCGGGAGTTGGTAA